A DNA window from Setaria viridis chromosome 2, Setaria_viridis_v4.0, whole genome shotgun sequence contains the following coding sequences:
- the LOC117844675 gene encoding uncharacterized protein: protein MSWAAAAARKLAGISQSSDPPALTGGLLYRSYRSGSSGSRKRSLPWRVVSIGAISLAGGLVLSAVNDLAIFHGCTTKAIEKAADNPKVVEAIGVPIVRGPWYEASLEVGHRRRSVSCTFPVSGPHGSGSFQIEATRNGEDGMLSFLRHHDWEILTMEAHLHVPSDDEQQKTLVKVASNGSAQSGEPE from the exons AtgtcgtgggcggcggcggcggcgagaaagCTCGCCGGAATCTCTCAGTCGAGCGATCCACCAGCCTTGACTGGTGGTCTTCTCTACCG CTCCTATCGAAGCGGCTCCAGCGGAAGCCGAAAGAGATCGCTGCCTTGGAGGGTCGTGTCGATCGGTGCCATCAGCCTTGCTGGGGGGCTCGTGCTCAGCGCCGTTAACgacctcgccatcttccatggATGTACAAC TAAGGCAATTGAGAAGGCGGCTGACAACCCAAAGGTTGTCGAAGCAATTGGAGTGCCTATAGTCAGAGGACCGTGGTATGAAGCTTCGCTTGAAGTGGGCCATCGACGGAGATCTGTTTCATGCACATTCCCTGTATCTGGGCCACACGGGTCAGGATCTTTCCAAATTGAGGCGACCCGAAATGGAG AGGATGGAATGCTTTCCTTTCTGCGGCATCATGACTGGGAGATTCTTACCATGGAGGCTCATCTGCATGTACCTTCAGATGATGAGCAGCAGAAAACGTTGGTGAAGGTTGCAAGCAATGGCAGTGCTCAATCTGGGGAGCCTGAGTGA
- the LOC117844674 gene encoding probable serine/threonine-protein kinase PBL23 yields the protein MGILCCFQSHHAGGESSDHAVPSSSTAASSSVTSNKDRPLPERRPGDYKNIRSNNSVDYSNLVTLVNEIVADSVSYRHKRVAEEILKMGKAGKVTARAFTYAELSEATGGFQPESVLGEGGFGPVYRGRLPPRSSGPEVAVKQLDRNGVQGTREFLVEALMLSLLKHPHLVTLLGFCTDSDHRMLVYEYMPLGSLEDHLLDLPPGRPPLDWATRMRVAQGAARGLEYLHDTARPPVIYRDFKASNILLDTGFRARLSDFGLAKVGPSGDKTHVSTRVMGTYGYCAPEYALTGKLTTMSDVYSFGVVFLEIVTGRRAIDTAREPDQHNLVLWAGPRFKDKRRFAEMADPLLQGEYPTKGLHQALAIAAMCLQEDATMRPAISDVVSALEYLVVAGGGAGDDEEAPDPNEQQQTDDDDAQA from the exons ATGGGCATCTTGTGTTGCTTCCAGTCccaccacgccggcggcgagagcAGTGATCACGCTGTTCCTTCCTCGTCCACGGCGGCTTCATCCTCTGTTACCTCAAACAAGGATCGTCCCCTTCCCGAGCGGCGGCCCGGCGACTACAAGAACATCAGGAGCAATAACAGCGTCGACTACAGCAACCTCGTCACCCTCGTCAACGAGATCGTCGCCGACTCAG TGAGCTACCGTCACAAGCGCGTGGCCGAGGAGATCCTCAAGATGGGCAAGGCCGGCAAGGTGACGGCGCGCGCCTTCACGTACGCCGAGCTCTCCGAGGCCACCGGCGGCTTCCAGCCGGAGTCGGTGCTGGGCGAAGGCGGCTTCGGCCCCGTCTACCGCGGCCGCCTGCCCCCCAGGTCGTCGGGCCCGGAGGTGGCCGTCAAGCAGCTGGACCGCAACGGCGTGCAGGGCACGCGCGAGTTCCTGGTGGAGGCGCTGATGCTGAGCCTGCTCAAGCACCCTCACCTGGTGACGCTGCTTGGCTTCTGCACCGACTCCGACCACCGCATGCTCGTCTACGAGTACATGCCGCTGGGCTCCCTGGAGGACCACCTGCTGGACCTGCCCCCGGGGCGCCCGCCGCTGGACTGGGCCACCCGCATGCGCGTCGCCCAGGGCGCCGCCCGGGGCCTGGAGTACCTGCACGACACCGCGCGGCCGCCCGTTATCTACCGCGACTTCAAGGCCtccaacatcctcctcgacACGGGATTCCGCGCGCGCCTCTCCGACTTCGGGCTCGCCAAGGTCGGCCCCTCCGGCGACAAGACCCACGTGTCCACACGCGTCATGGGCACCTACGGCTACTGCGCGCCCGAGTACGCGCTCACGGGCAAGCTCACCACCATGTCCGACGTCTACAGCTTCGGTGTCGTCTTCCTCGAGATTGTCACGGGGCGCCGCGCCATCGACACCGCCAGGGAGCCGGACCAGCACAACCTCGTGCTCTGGGCGGGGCCGCGGTTCAAGGACAAGCGACGGTTCGCCGAGATGGCCGATCCGCTGCTCCAGGGGGAGTACCCGACCAAGGGCCTCCACCAGGCGCTCGCCATCGCGGCCATGTGCCTCCAGGAGGATGCCACCATGCGCCCCGCCATCAGCGACGTCGTCAGCGCGCTCGAGTATCTCGTGGTCGCGGGTGGAGGCGCGGGCGATGACGAGGAGGCTCCGGATCCCAATGAGCAGCAGCaaaccgacgacgacgacgcgcaaGCGTAA